The genomic interval TTGATATTAATCACGGTAggctaaatacaaatattctcAGGCCAAATCAgcttaaaaaagaaattgcCAAAATTCAGCAGAGTCTTTCGGAGAACCTAGTAATTCCAGGAAAACGGTCAGGTACGGAACTTAAGGAGGTGTATACACTGTTAACAGCCAGGGGTTTATTCATCGACGATAAATTGATCATTAGTGCAAAAGTGCCTCTGTTTAGCAGGCATCCATCCAAATTGTTCAGGCTTATTCCGGTGCCAATTCGAAATGAAGATCGGATAATAATGGTGCATTAACGTccgaatatttaatttataattttgagATAGATTCCTATCACATAATGACGGAAGCCACATTAAATCAATGTCAGAAATGGCAATTAAATAAGAGAATATGCAAAGGAAGTTGGCCCTGGAATTCAGCGAATGATAATGCATGTGAGATTCAGCCTCTAAAGCCAGATAAAGCGGCGAACTGCATCTATAAAACAGTAGTCGACTCTAAAAGTTACTGGGTAGAGTTAGAAAAGAAAAGTAGTTGGTTGTTTAAGGTTCCTGCGAATTcaaaagtccgtctgcaatgtactggctctcaaattgaattgtttgatttgcctCAGCAAGGAGTTTTAAGCATTGCGCCATATTGTACGGCAAGAACCGACGATAAAATTCTAGTTGCCCACCATAACATTCAGTCCGAAAGTGAAGAATTATTATCAACACCTTATATAGGAGAAGTTAGTGAAGTGCCGAAGATTATTTGGATCCGCTGAAACTatcaatattaaatcatactgagGAATTTGAACGattgaataatgaaattaaatttatgaaagagaaccatcaaaaattgaaagatttacatttccatcatatttccggacatgctggtttaattattgctttaatactaatgatagtattaataatatatttcatacggAAATGTGCTGTGCAACAAAGAATGCAAGCAATAACCTTTGCAGGTCCGTTGCCAGTACTATAAATATcaatagtaaataaacaataaaataatataacaaataaaaatatacagtccactatatcgttgtttaatagaaaatgtacttctacatagaaaaagcaaaatgtttaaaataagttaattgagtacaaattgttgaattaaaaataatataaaccataattgtaatccaataaaattaaaagccagaaaaactaggcccattgaaatcttagttgcaaaataaatgaacatatatcaaataaatacagtccactactgttataaatgcaactaatatactaatgtacatctcagctttgctggccctttggcagaatgttcacacatgaacacgaatatatttaaagacttacaattttgggctccgttcatatcttatgtaaatgaatcgagagcgataaattatatttaggattttgttatctaaggcgacatgggtgcattgctcaaaaacatgtaatttaagtgcacactacatgagtcagtcacttgagatcgttccccgcctcctaaaatagtcccttagtgggagaccacagataaggtcctcgccgctcaagataggcagatgtgcccgagcgtgggacctcgataaggcggggactatttacttaggcctctgcgtaggccatttactttaagatgcgattctcatgtcacctatctaaaccgaagatatttccaaataaaaccagtttcttacaaaaactcaacgagtaaagtcttcttatttgggattttacacagacattaatttaaatttcaattttcagtCGTGCGTCAACAATTTATAAAATAGATAAATATTAACAAATTCGAGATATATTTTAATAGATTGTAAGTTTTATAAAGGAATTAAAAGCATAAAGATTGTGGTTATTCTTTGTACCGTCTTTTAATTCCCTTAGATTTTACTAAAAGTCTGCTCATGTACAGTTCAATGAGCTGTTGCAAGGTAAGTCAGTTTCCCCACCACAGCTTTGCCTCACACAGGTACAGAAAGAGAATTAAATACATCTAAATGTCTCTTTCGaataactttttattttttggatCATATTTTTTGGACCAAAACTAAGCCGAAAAGAGACGGTGGCGGAGCCAAGGTCTTCCCGTTATCGAGGGGCGCCAAAATTTGAGCAACGTGAGAGCAATGTAAGCACAGATGCACATAAAGCCAAAAATGCTTCGATGCCAGACGGTACCCGGTGAACTTGACAATGAACTCTCTCGGTAGACCAAAACTCGAGGAAAAACACAGAAAAAGCTTTCATACCTATTTCCTGTCCTGTCTCTGATTTTTTTTGAAGAGCTAAGATGCCTACCTAACAATAAAGGCCAGAGCTTCAAATACATTTCGGATGAATCTCTTTCAGATGCACTTCGCACGCTAACGCCCTAAATCTGGGATCTGAGTCCGAACCCCTTGATTATGACCTCTATTCTTAATTGTGCGTTCGGTGGGGAATGTCTACGAAAGAGAGCAATAAATACAGTACTTCCAGGAACTGGCTGGTCGTCGGTCTTTCAAAAGGATGCCGTAATCTCTTTCCGATGGCAATTCATATTAACCCAGCAGCAAACTCATACAAAACTAATTCACCGTCGTCGCCCTTTATTTAATATCAGGGGGAATTTAAAAAGGCCTACGATGGTTAGGTGAACTCTGGCCTTTTTTTGGTCCTCCCTTGATCCAAGTCTCCATTCCATTTCACCCACTGACAAAGGAGTCAGAACGCCTTGATTAGGGATAATTCCTTGATGCATTGTCAAAATTCTTAGCTTGGAAAAGGCTGgcaaaaatcaattaaaattacaatGCTACTTACTATGTACTTAGCCCAGGTTAAACACAACCCAACTAAGCTTGGGCAAGCTCGTTTTCATTCAATTATCTGACAATGGGGATATTACAATGACTCCCTCGCATCCATGTTTGgacccttttttttttattttctatgcaATTGCTCCTCTTTTGAATACCATATTAACCACTAAAAAAAGCATGGTTTAATTGTagtctattttttttttatcaaaatattAGCAGAAGTGTATGTATTATTAGTATGAAGGTATGTTAACATTATATCGACATTGACGTCAATGCTTCAACATGGAATAAAGTGACATAAAATTGAGGGGGCACTTTTCCACCCGTTCGGACGCAGCAAACTTAGCCAAGTTTACAGACACATTTGTCAATTTTATGGTGGCAACAGGACGATGTATGGCTTTCAAGCTTTTCGGCGAAACGGCAATGCGGCATTTGCAATTATTATGAATCATTTCCGGACAGCTTTATTGAGGGGTTTCAAGTGGTTGAAACATCTAATTTAGGAGGGTTGAATGGAGAAGGGGctaagttaattaaaaaaatattgttttattCATTTTGCTAATAGGTcatacattttatatttttgtattgcaatatttttcaatgttgtggtatatatatgtatatgtataatatatcATAAATACTTCTTTCTAGTCTaaaaaaatttacaatgccACATCACAAATAATATCTAAAGCGATTCGATATATAAACTATAATATATgatactactactactactactataATATAAACTACTGCTGTTGATACTGAGGAGAAAAACTTCGTCCTGTTCTTTTGAGCGAGCACCTTGACCTGTATGCTTTTCGActtacttttatttttctgcgCCTTATACTATAAGGAAAAACTAGAAAAATTGTGGAAAATTAAATGGCTAGAAttcgtttttttctttttaattttttcgctCTGAGAAAGAATTTCAGATTAATCTTAGAATAACTAAGCCAATTTGTATACCCGTTAGTCGTagaagaaatataaaatttatataataagTAGATGGATTTGGCTGACCCGATGAGGTATATTCCTGAACAGGATCACTAACAGAGTCGATCAGGCCATGTCCGTATGAACTTCGAGATCTCGGGTAATacaaaagctagaaggttgataTTAAGTATGTAGATTCTAGAagaagacgcagcgcaaggtTAAGTAACTACGCTTAATCTACCGCTAacaactgccacgcccacacttctgaaaatttgatttgttttcacAAGCTGAGGAACTTTTCTGCCTTGTTTATTTCTTAACAAAAACTTAGTAGCCGATCGGCTTGAATACCATTATACATTTATGTAGGTCTCTAGCAGTTATTTAATTGTTAaactattgttgttgttaattattgttgttataATTGTCGCCACAGTAAACTCAATTTATGCAACTTGCTCGCTGTTTGTTCCCCCTAAATGCAATATCAGAGTTATAGCCCTAAAACAAACTGTCAAACGGTGGAGGTGATAACAATTTAATTCGCAATTTTCGTGTGGCATTTTGaccaaggcaaacaaaaacacttCGGACATACATGTTGTCACAAACATAAAGTGAATACATAATGTTGGGTGAACAACTCATATACGATTATGGCAAATCAAACTCTACTCCAATATCAACACGGGACGGGGAAAGGCGAGTGGagatattttaatatatatttagccCATCTGTTGAATTCCTTTTTTCACTTTCCGTTTTCGGTCAGACATGGTTAGTAAAGAAAAAAGTCAGTACATACCCATatataataagaaaaaaaaaagagagagtcAGCAGATGTACGGGTATCCAGGAGCAATCAGAACATCACAAATAGTAAAAATCGTATGAAAATTTCAGCCTACCGCATTGTTACATTCAGGGTGAAACACAAAATATCCAAAAAGTTGGCTTAACTCATGGGAAGCTAAATAAGagctatatataaataaatgtcggAGACCCTTCCTTCTAAAtattacatacttttcaatgaatctagtatacccttttactctttgagtaacgggtataaaaattgGTTGATATATAATTATGATGTGTATAATACCAAAATCAGTGTAAATTTCCATTGTATTCACCAACCCTGAAAGCAAATCGTACGGTTCCGGATGGTAATGCAAAATATTCATctaaaaaacgaaaacacCTAGAATAAAACCTGAACTGATATGACTTATGCACATAACAGTGAGGTGGGCAGTTCAAAGCAATCATGATGCTCCAAGTTATTATCGCAGTGCAGTGAAAAATTCACAGTCACCGTCGCCAATTGCCAATAAAGATCGGCAATTATACAACAGGAACGCGTTGAAGACGATCGACGAGGTCGTGGGTCTTATCTTATCACCACCTGAATTGAGGCATGCCTCCAGAATGATGAGGGCATCCAAAGATAACGTGGCCCGCTATTTTCGGCCGGGACTGGACCTATGCGACGACCTATGCTGATGACGGGAGTCTGCCGCTGATACGGTACAATGCAAGGCTCCAGTCGGGGGTATAAAAGACCCAGGTTGGGTGCAGTCAAGACAACAGACTTTAGGTGTTGGTCGTTGAGCGAACCAAAGCCGGAGCAGTTGAGGAACCAAAGAATAGCAGCGAAAGGACCAAGGATGAAGTTGACCCTTGTGATACTGGCTCTCGTGGCCTGTGTGACTGCCTTTAGCGTGCCCACCCAGAAGGTAAAGATCGCCGACAAGAACTTCCTGGAAAAGCAGAAGTTCCTCTTCGAGATCGTTCACCGTGTTGATGAGCCTCTAATGTTCGAGGAGTGGATTAAGATGGGCCAGAAGCTGATCACCGACAAGGCTCAATACGAGGTGAGTGCATCAAGAACTCCATTTTCTTACTGAAACCCTATCCATGTCCTTGTACTTCCCCACAGACCTTCGATTTCTACATGGAGAAGTTTTGGGAATCCTACAAGCTTGGAGCCCTGCTTCCCAAGGGAGAGTTCTTCGGAGCCCTGGTCAAAACTCACCACAAGCAGGCCTACGGTCTGTTCAACTTCTTCTACTACGCGAAGGATTGGGAGACCTTCGTCCGCAACGTCGCATGGGCCCGCATCCACGTGAACGAGGGCATGTTCGTCTACGCTCTGACCCTGGCTGTCATCCACAAGCCCGAGTTCGAAGGTCTGATCCTACCCCAGATCTACGAAATCTTTCCCCAGTACTTCTTTAACAGCAAGTTCGTGTACGCGGCCGAAAAGTTCGACTATGAGGTCTTCAGCAAGTTGACCATGTACGAGAAGGAGTACAAGGATATCCTTTACAAAGACTACAGTGAGTTCACCGGcaacttttatttttacacCAAGGACTGGAAGACATGGCAGTGGTACAAAATGATGGGTCTAGACCAGGAGTGGTATGTCGAGGACAAGTACTTCCTGCGCGAAAACTTCGCCCAATTTGTGAACGATCCAAAGTACGTTGATGTTGTCAAGGGCCTAAAAAAATTCTACATGCCTGTAGACTACACCCGTGACATCTATTTTTTCAACGATGAAACTAAGATGACCTACTTCACCGAGGATCTTGGCTGGAACGCTTACTGGTACTACTTGAACATGGACTACGCCTTTTTCTTAAACGGCAAGCAGTTCGGATTGGACAAGGACCGTCGCGGCGAGTACTGGATCTACAGTGTGCAACAGATCCTGGCCCGATACTACCAGGAGCGCCTGGCCAACGGCTTTGGCGAGATCCCCGAGTTCTTTTGGTACAAGCAAATAGAGTACGGCTACGATCCCCAGCTGATTTATTACAATGGTGTTGGCTACAGCTACCGCAAGAACTACTATGACTTCTACACCTACGGCAAATTTGAGATGTACAACCAAATCCAGAACTTCTTCAGCCGCGTCTACAAGGTCTTAGAGACAGGATTCTACAAAACCGCCGACGGTCAGGTGTTCGACCTCCACAAGCCCGAGGCTATTAAGATTGTAGGCAACTACCTGCAGGGCAATGCTGACACCTTTGACAAGTACTTCTTTAACTACTACTACTTGCTGGCCCATATGTACTTCGCTGATGTAGACTACACCGACATGGAGGTGTTCCCTAACATTTTCCTGAACTTCGAGACTATGCTGCGCGATCCCTTCTTCTACACCTTCTACAAAAAGTTCACCGATGTATTTTACACCTTCAAGTACTACCTGAAGCCGTACACCCAAAAAGATCTCTTCTACGAGGGCATCACCATCAAGGATGTGAGCGTCAGCAAACTGGTAACATACTACGACATTGTGGACTTCGATGTGACCAACTTGCTCAACGACAAGATGACGTTCGTCGACGGCCAGTACATATGGGACAAGGCTCTGTTGGCCCGTCAGGCCCGCCTTAACCACAAACCCTTCAACTTCGAGTTCACCATTGAGTCCGACAAGGTGCAGAAGGGAGTTGTCCGCGTGTTCCTGGGCCCCAAGTTCGATGAATACGGCCGCGTGATACCACTAGACTACAACCGAAAGAACTTCGTGCAGATTGACAGCTTTGTGTACCCCTTCATTGCCGGCACCAACACCATCAAGCGCAGCTCCAAGGAGTTCAGCTGGACTGCTGAGGACAGGATTACATACACCGAGCTCTACAAGTACGTGATGCTGGCCAGCGAGGGCAAGTACGACTTCCCCCTCGACATTAGCGAGCCGCATAACGCCTTCCCCGACCGCCTGGTACTGCCCAAGGGATGGGAGCAGGGCATGCCCATGCAGTTCTACTTCTTTGTCTCGCCATTCGCCGAGACGTACGAACAGTTCTCTAACTTTGATTACACTTATTCCTCGGGAGTTGGCTCCGGCACCCGGTTCGTGGACACCAAACCCTTCGGCTATCCCTTCGACCGCCAGATCGATGAGTCCGACTTCTTTGTGCCTAACGGCTTCTTTAAGGACGTCAAGGTCTACTACGTCGACACCTTTGCCAAGTACTTTGAGAAGAAGTACGCCCAGTTCGGTACCTTCGACTACTCCATCGAATATTAGGCCACACTGGATCTAGCTCTTAGCAATGTCgcaggcaaaaaaaaaaacaatacaaaaaaaaaaaaaatatataaacgaattaaaaataaataaatactgaATAATTAAATcttcataaattatttttgtcATGAATATCTTATAAATAACTGACTTTAGATTGTTCGCATCATTAACAAGGCTCGTTTAATATAAAGGATAAAGGATAAGGTACTATTTTCAGATCACCTGAACCACAAAATTTCTTTCGCACTGAAAGCTAAGTAAAACCGCCTAGTGCCGTAACATGGGTTAGTGGCGTTCGGCGGCGTCTGAGTCAAATTGAAACCGAAAACTGGACGCTGGAATCCTTTTTCTTCTGAGGTTCTTCTTGTATTTCGTTTGGTGGAAAGAAAAAATGTGT from Drosophila mauritiana strain mau12 chromosome 3L, ASM438214v1, whole genome shotgun sequence carries:
- the LOC117139035 gene encoding larval serum protein 1 gamma chain, with amino-acid sequence MKLTLVILALVACVTAFSVPTQKVKIADKNFLEKQKFLFEIVHRVDEPLMFEEWIKMGQKLITDKAQYETFDFYMEKFWESYKLGALLPKGEFFGALVKTHHKQAYGLFNFFYYAKDWETFVRNVAWARIHVNEGMFVYALTLAVIHKPEFEGLILPQIYEIFPQYFFNSKFVYAAEKFDYEVFSKLTMYEKEYKDILYKDYSEFTGNFYFYTKDWKTWQWYKMMGLDQEWYVEDKYFLRENFAQFVNDPKYVDVVKGLKKFYMPVDYTRDIYFFNDETKMTYFTEDLGWNAYWYYLNMDYAFFLNGKQFGLDKDRRGEYWIYSVQQILARYYQERLANGFGEIPEFFWYKQIEYGYDPQLIYYNGVGYSYRKNYYDFYTYGKFEMYNQIQNFFSRVYKVLETGFYKTADGQVFDLHKPEAIKIVGNYLQGNADTFDKYFFNYYYLLAHMYFADVDYTDMEVFPNIFLNFETMLRDPFFYTFYKKFTDVFYTFKYYLKPYTQKDLFYEGITIKDVSVSKLVTYYDIVDFDVTNLLNDKMTFVDGQYIWDKALLARQARLNHKPFNFEFTIESDKVQKGVVRVFLGPKFDEYGRVIPLDYNRKNFVQIDSFVYPFIAGTNTIKRSSKEFSWTAEDRITYTELYKYVMLASEGKYDFPLDISEPHNAFPDRLVLPKGWEQGMPMQFYFFVSPFAETYEQFSNFDYTYSSGVGSGTRFVDTKPFGYPFDRQIDESDFFVPNGFFKDVKVYYVDTFAKYFEKKYAQFGTFDYSIEY